A genomic window from Glaciihabitans sp. INWT7 includes:
- the trxA gene encoding thioredoxin, with the protein MPTLTLTTDAFEETVSSSGITLVDFWADWCGPCKMFGPIYEAASEKNPDITFGKVDTEAEQALASAAGITSIPTLMAFRDGILVFSQPGALPAPALDQVIDAVKGLDMDEVHRKIAEQEAAQPGA; encoded by the coding sequence ATGCCTACTCTCACTTTGACCACGGATGCCTTCGAAGAAACGGTGTCCTCATCCGGAATCACCCTCGTGGACTTCTGGGCCGACTGGTGCGGCCCCTGCAAGATGTTCGGGCCGATCTACGAGGCCGCGAGCGAAAAGAATCCCGACATCACCTTCGGCAAGGTGGACACCGAGGCTGAGCAGGCTCTGGCCAGCGCCGCCGGAATCACCTCGATCCCCACCCTGATGGCCTTCCGTGACGGCATCCTCGTGTTCTCGCAGCCCGGAGCCCTGCCCGCGCCCGCCCTCGACCAAGTCATCGACGCCGTCAAGGGTCTCGACATGGACGAGGTGCACCGCAAGATCGCCGAGCAGGAAGCCGCTCAGCCCGGGGCCTGA
- a CDS encoding MarR family winged helix-turn-helix transcriptional regulator has product MTDPVGMQGWPTGRLLSTAARLVEHAWVEALEQLGLSHAGLIVLHVLGSGPRSQTELAKSARVEVQTMSRTLERLEREGYIAREKHPDDGRRHVVTRTAAGEAAWESARTLEADLFPSIADNAGMRASLLEIIQATAADRWDVE; this is encoded by the coding sequence ATGACTGATCCGGTCGGAATGCAGGGCTGGCCGACGGGCCGACTGCTGTCGACCGCGGCGCGGCTCGTCGAGCATGCGTGGGTGGAGGCACTCGAACAGCTCGGACTCAGCCACGCCGGCCTCATCGTGCTGCATGTTCTCGGCTCCGGGCCACGCAGCCAGACAGAGCTCGCCAAGTCGGCGCGGGTGGAGGTGCAGACGATGTCCCGCACCCTCGAACGGCTCGAGCGGGAGGGCTACATCGCGCGAGAGAAGCATCCGGATGACGGACGGCGCCACGTGGTAACGCGCACCGCAGCGGGCGAGGCGGCCTGGGAGTCGGCGAGGACCCTCGAGGCCGACCTGTTCCCGAGCATCGCGGACAACGCCGGCATGCGCGCTTCCCTTCTGGAGATCATCCAGGCGACCGCGGCTGACCGTTGGGACGTCGAGTAG
- a CDS encoding TspO/MBR family protein: MNETRDTVRQAVVLVSAIVAVVGAFIGSGAAGGTPIQDAAGGALAADATPIAPGGPAFAIWTPIYAGLLAYAVWQSLPKQRADERQRRLGYPIAASLILNAAWILSIQFGFLAASVPIIAGLLVVLVWAFRITLASRPKNLVETIVADGTVGLYLGWVCVATAANITALLVASGFRGFGLGADAWAVVIVAVAGLVGVLVAIRGNGRLAPAVSLSWGLAWVAVARLTGDLLSAPAGIAAIVAVAVVVIVTVALRIRTTRSASSPKAVSA, translated from the coding sequence GTGAACGAGACGCGAGATACCGTGCGACAGGCCGTCGTGCTGGTCAGTGCCATAGTCGCCGTGGTCGGCGCCTTCATCGGATCGGGGGCGGCGGGCGGCACTCCGATCCAGGATGCCGCGGGCGGCGCTCTCGCGGCGGATGCCACCCCCATCGCCCCCGGGGGCCCGGCCTTCGCCATCTGGACCCCGATCTATGCGGGGCTGCTGGCCTACGCGGTCTGGCAGTCCCTGCCCAAACAGCGTGCCGACGAGCGGCAGCGCCGACTCGGCTACCCGATCGCGGCATCCCTGATCCTCAACGCGGCCTGGATCCTCAGCATCCAGTTCGGATTCCTCGCCGCCAGCGTTCCGATCATCGCCGGGCTGCTCGTGGTGCTGGTCTGGGCATTCCGCATCACTCTCGCCTCACGTCCGAAGAACCTGGTCGAGACGATCGTCGCCGACGGCACTGTCGGGCTCTACCTGGGTTGGGTGTGTGTGGCGACCGCCGCCAACATCACGGCCCTTCTCGTCGCCTCCGGATTCCGCGGCTTCGGCCTCGGCGCGGATGCCTGGGCCGTGGTGATCGTGGCGGTCGCCGGCCTCGTCGGCGTTCTCGTCGCCATCCGCGGGAACGGACGGCTCGCGCCGGCCGTCTCGCTGTCGTGGGGGCTCGCCTGGGTGGCGGTCGCCCGGCTCACCGGAGACCTGCTCTCCGCTCCGGCAGGGATCGCCGCCATCGTCGCCGTTGCCGTCGTCGTGATCGTCACTGTGGCGCTGCGGATCCGCACCACCCGAAGTGCCTCGAGCCCGAAGGCGGTGTCCGCATGA
- a CDS encoding MFS transporter: MSEVAQGSSRRRWAGLVFISIAVALIIVDSTIVNVAIPSIIKDLGITSTQVQWVQESYTLVFAALLLVFGTLADRYGRRKMLIIGVTIFALASILAAFSQTGDLLIGSRVIQGIGGAMVLPTTLSIINATFRGRERGIAFAVWGSTIGGMVAVGPLLGGWLTTYFSWRWAFGINIPFGILIIVGTLLFVIESKATDVRRIDVVGAILSIVTSATLVFGLIEGRTYGWWLVNKPLTIGNWTWPFDLSIIPLVFAVTILAGAAFVLWGLHRQRVGKTTLLAFSLFSIPSFRNGNIAALIVSLGEFGIILSLPLWLQNVLGYDALQTGFVLLALAIGSFVASGFAGAFGNRVSPVTIVRVGLLAEIIGVSGLGFVISANATWLMIVPFLFVYGFGVGLATAQLTGVVLKDVPIEASGQGSGTSSTARQIGSALGIAILGTILFTSAGTALDSRLSQLPEAQRTQIVNAVVDSAGAAIPGLEKQSASIAEDARIAFSDATRFSAFSAAGFLVLGFLATLRLSGVSRDREEELEAAESAVPAGHERPTS, encoded by the coding sequence ATGAGCGAGGTCGCGCAGGGTTCCTCCCGCCGCCGGTGGGCCGGGCTCGTCTTCATCAGCATCGCCGTCGCTCTGATCATCGTCGACTCGACGATCGTGAACGTGGCGATCCCGTCGATCATCAAGGATCTTGGCATCACCTCCACGCAGGTGCAGTGGGTGCAAGAGAGCTACACGCTCGTGTTCGCCGCCCTGCTGCTCGTGTTCGGAACGCTCGCCGACCGCTACGGCCGACGCAAGATGCTCATCATCGGCGTCACCATCTTCGCGCTCGCGTCGATCCTCGCGGCGTTCTCGCAAACCGGCGACCTGCTCATCGGATCGCGGGTGATCCAGGGCATCGGCGGTGCGATGGTGCTTCCGACCACCCTCTCGATCATCAATGCCACCTTCCGCGGCCGAGAGCGCGGAATCGCCTTCGCCGTGTGGGGTTCGACGATCGGCGGAATGGTCGCCGTCGGCCCTTTGCTCGGCGGCTGGCTCACCACCTACTTCTCCTGGCGCTGGGCCTTCGGCATCAACATCCCATTCGGCATCCTGATCATCGTCGGCACTCTCCTCTTCGTGATCGAGTCGAAGGCCACCGACGTGCGAAGGATCGATGTCGTCGGCGCGATCCTCTCCATCGTGACCAGCGCGACGCTGGTCTTCGGGCTGATCGAGGGCCGCACCTACGGCTGGTGGCTGGTGAACAAGCCGCTCACGATCGGCAACTGGACCTGGCCCTTCGATCTCTCGATCATCCCGCTCGTCTTCGCCGTGACGATCCTTGCCGGCGCCGCCTTCGTGCTCTGGGGACTCCATCGCCAGCGGGTGGGCAAGACGACGCTTCTCGCCTTCAGCCTCTTCTCCATCCCCTCATTCCGCAACGGAAACATCGCCGCGCTCATCGTCTCCCTCGGCGAATTCGGCATCATCCTCTCCCTCCCACTGTGGCTGCAGAATGTGCTGGGCTACGACGCCCTCCAGACCGGTTTCGTGCTGCTCGCCCTCGCCATCGGCTCCTTCGTCGCGAGCGGCTTCGCGGGTGCTTTCGGCAACCGGGTCTCCCCGGTCACCATCGTGCGCGTAGGCCTGCTCGCCGAGATCATTGGCGTCAGCGGTCTCGGATTCGTTATCTCGGCGAACGCGACCTGGCTCATGATTGTGCCGTTCCTCTTCGTCTACGGCTTCGGAGTTGGTCTCGCCACCGCGCAGCTGACCGGCGTCGTGCTGAAGGACGTGCCGATCGAAGCGAGCGGACAGGGATCCGGCACCTCGAGCACAGCACGCCAGATCGGATCAGCCCTCGGAATCGCCATCCTCGGCACGATCCTCTTCACCTCGGCGGGAACCGCCCTCGACTCGCGGCTGTCGCAGCTGCCGGAGGCCCAGCGCACCCAGATCGTCAACGCCGTGGTCGACAGCGCCGGGGCCGCCATCCCGGGTCTCGAGAAGCAGAGTGCCTCGATCGCAGAAGACGCCCGCATCGCCTTCAGCGACGCCACCCGGTTCTCCGCCTTCTCGGCCGCCGGATTCCTCGTGCTCGGGTTCCTCGCGACCCTGCGACTCAGCGGGGTTTCCCGCGATCGCGAGGAGGAACTCGAGGCTGCGGAATCCGCCGTGCCGGCGGGTCACGAGAGACCAACGTCCTAG